One window of bacterium genomic DNA carries:
- a CDS encoding sigma-54 dependent transcriptional regulator: MARILIVDDEVAIRKALERFLVGLKYDVFTAKDGDEAISIAEKEMVDLALVDLVMPKMGGVEFIRRLKRAQPASVSIVLTGFGTITSAVEAMKAGAYHYLTKPFELDDIAALISTALEHRQLKEENRLLKRELHEKFRFDNIVGRSDELAQVFDLVEKVAATDSTVIVTGESGTGKELVARAIHYNSPRKDKPLIVVNCAAIPEELLESELFGHVKGAFTGAVSTHAGRFDAADRGTIFLDEIGDMSLKLQVKVLRVLQEQRFEPVGSTSTHEVDVRIIAATNQDLERAVKERRFREDLYYRLNVIPIHIPPLRERRDDIPLLVGHFMEKYAKEAGGRVKGVTQAAMESLMSYSWPGNVRELENLVERLVVLKKEETIDAVDLPEKITGAVSPQFAMKTEAGEIEIPDKGLSFKRAVSDYESSLIMGALKKTGGNKNKAASLLRLNRTTLVEKIKKKGMEQGESE; the protein is encoded by the coding sequence ATGGCTAGGATCCTCATAGTCGACGACGAGGTGGCGATACGCAAGGCGCTTGAGAGGTTCCTCGTCGGCCTCAAGTACGACGTCTTCACGGCCAAGGACGGCGATGAAGCGATCTCCATAGCCGAGAAGGAGATGGTCGACCTGGCCCTCGTGGATCTGGTCATGCCGAAGATGGGCGGCGTGGAGTTCATCAGGCGTCTGAAGAGGGCCCAGCCCGCTTCGGTGTCGATAGTGCTCACGGGGTTCGGCACGATCACCTCTGCGGTCGAAGCGATGAAGGCCGGGGCGTATCATTATCTCACGAAGCCGTTCGAGCTCGACGACATCGCCGCCCTGATCAGCACCGCGCTCGAGCACAGGCAGCTCAAGGAAGAGAACAGGCTCCTGAAACGCGAGCTGCACGAGAAGTTCCGCTTCGACAACATAGTGGGCCGCAGCGACGAGCTGGCGCAGGTCTTCGACCTCGTGGAGAAGGTCGCCGCCACCGATTCGACCGTCATCGTCACGGGAGAGAGCGGCACGGGCAAGGAGCTCGTCGCGCGCGCGATCCACTACAACAGCCCTCGTAAGGACAAGCCCCTCATCGTGGTCAACTGCGCCGCGATCCCGGAGGAGCTGCTGGAGAGCGAGCTCTTCGGCCACGTGAAGGGCGCCTTCACCGGCGCCGTGTCGACGCACGCCGGACGATTCGACGCTGCGGACCGCGGCACGATATTCCTGGATGAGATCGGCGACATGAGCCTCAAACTCCAGGTGAAGGTGCTGAGGGTGCTGCAGGAGCAGCGCTTCGAGCCGGTCGGCTCGACCTCCACGCACGAGGTCGACGTGAGGATCATCGCGGCGACGAACCAGGACCTCGAGCGCGCGGTCAAGGAGCGGCGCTTCCGCGAGGACCTCTACTACAGGCTCAACGTGATACCGATACACATACCTCCCCTCAGGGAGCGCAGGGACGACATACCCCTGCTCGTAGGCCATTTCATGGAGAAGTACGCGAAGGAGGCCGGCGGCAGGGTCAAGGGCGTGACGCAGGCCGCGATGGAGAGCCTCATGTCGTATTCGTGGCCCGGCAACGTGAGAGAGCTCGAGAACCTCGTAGAGAGGCTCGTGGTGCTCAAGAAGGAGGAGACCATCGACGCCGTGGACCTGCCGGAGAAGATCACCGGCGCCGTCTCTCCTCAGTTCGCAATGAAAACGGAGGCCGGGGAGATCGAGATCCCGGACAAGGGCCTCTCCTTCAAGAGGGCGGTGAGCGACTACGAATCCAGCCTCATCATGGGGGCGCTCAAAAAGACCGGCGGCAACAAGAACAAGGCCGCGAGCCTTCTGCGCCTGAACAGGACGACTCTCGTCGAGAAGATAAAGAAGAAGGGCATGGAGCAGGGCGAATCCGAGTGA